A window of Persephonella sp. genomic DNA:
AACGTTCAGGAACAATAAAATCCAGAAAAAGACCTGACAATCTTAAAAATATATTTAATAGCTTACAGGAAATTATTGACAACCATTCTCCAGATGAGATAGCTCTTGAGGCTGCATTCTATGGGAAAAATCCCCAGTCATTAATCAGACTTGGGGAGGTAAGAGGTATAATTCTTTTAATCTCTTCAATAAATAATATCAAGTTGTTTGAATATACACCCCAGCAGGTAAAAAATGCTATTACCGGATATGGCTGGTCTAAAAAAGAGGAAGTTTCTCTAATGGTAGAAAAAATTCTGGGAGTCAAAACCCAGACCCATGATGAAGCTGATGCTATTGCCGTTGCATTTTGTCATCTTTTATCAAGGGGGAAAATATGATTGATAAAGTTCTGGTAGCCACAACAAATAAAGGAAAATTAAAGGAATTCAAGCAGCTTTTATCAAAATACGGAATACAGGTTTTATCCCTTGAAGATATGCCTGAAAAATTTGAAGTAGAAGAGGATAAAGAAACATTTTTAGAAAATGCGATTAAAAAAGCCAGAGAGTATGCCCAGTTTTACAAAATACCTGTTATTGCTGAGGATGCAGGTTTAGAGGTAAAAGCCTTAAACGGATATCCCGGTGTGTATTCTGCAAGATTTTATGATATTGAGTTTGGAGGCAAACAGCCTCTAGAGGAAAATAAGGATAAAGCCAATATTAAAAAGCTCCTCAGACTTATGGAAGGTGTTGAGGATAGGGAGGCCAGATTTGTCAGTGTTGTTGTTTTTTATAATCCTGAGGATTTCGGTCTATGGACAGAAGGATACTGCTACGGGAAAATAACAGATAAGCCTATCGGGGATAAAGGCTTTGGATATGACCCAATTTTTGTTCCTGAAGGATATTTGGTAACAATGGCACAGCTTACACCTGAAGAAAAAAACAAAATATCCCATAGAGGAAAGGCAGTTAGAAAATTAGTGGAAAAACTTCAAAAACTCCTCTAAAAACTTTCATACAAAAATGGTGAAACAGCAACCTTATAGTTAAGTAAGAATATAGCTATCAAAAACAAAATAGAAGATACTGCATAAAATCTATATGGAGGAAGATTTACAATAAATTTCTCCTTTAGCCAGCTATCTATGAAGGCTATCCCAAAACCAATGATTAAGGGAATAACAATATCTGTTCTGAAAACAATAAAAGAAGCCAGTCCTACAGGATTAAAACCTGTAACCATTGTCACAAAATAATCCTTTAAAGTTGATATATCAGTAATCGCAAAAACAATCCATAACACAGCAATTAGATTAAATGTCAAAAACCACATCAGATATCTTTTTATTCTGCTATCTTCCTTTAAATCCCGCGTAAAAATCACACCAAGTCCATGGGAAAATCCCCAGATAATATAGTTAAAGTAATTACCATGCCATATTCCACTTAAAATAAAGGCAATCAATATATTGATATATGTCCTGATTTTTCCCTTCCTATTGCCACCTAATAAATCAATATAAACATAATCCCTTATCCACTGATAAAGTGTTATATGCCATCTTCTCCAAAATTCCCTGAAACTTTTGGAAAGATATGGCGACCTGAAATTTTCAGGGAGGTTAATTCCCATAAGCAAAGAAGTTCCCCTTGCAATGTCTGTATATCCCGAAAAATCCAGAAATATATAAGCTGTATAAACATAAATATTCATAAATAACTCTTCACCACCAAAGCCTGCAGGATTTGAAAAAATAGCCGAGGAATACTGGAACAGATAATCAGCAAACCATTTTTTTATAATACCCAGTGCCAGTAAAAAAACACCAAGATTTAGCTCATTAAAAGTTTTATTTTTGTAATTCCAGTTAACCTGCCTGATAAATTCCCTGTATCTAACAAGGGGACCTGCAAATATTTTTGGAAAATATATTGAATAAAGCAGAAAATCTATCAGGAAAAACTTTCTAAATTTCTTTTTATAAAAATCAACAAACATTGAGATTGCATTTAAAGAAAAGTAAGAAAGACCTATAATCTGAATAAAATAATTAGGCTCTGTTTTTAAAAGTGGCAGATAATCCTTCATCATAATTAGAGGGATAAGATTTATAACAATAGCAACAATCAAAATAGCTTTACGGACAGAGGGCTTATTATCAAATAAATCCATATTCCTGAGCAGGAGATAGTTAATAGCAATAAGGTTCATAAATATAAAAAGTGCAGGCAGGTTTCCCTTGAGAATCAGTAGATAATAAATAAATCCAATAAAAACCTGAAAAAGTTTATAGCCTGTAATGCTCAGTCTGGAGGAAAAATAACTCAGCAAAAATAATGGAGGAAGTAACAGAAAAAACAAAAAATTACCGATTCTCAGGTGGTCTATACATCCATTTATTAGCTCTTGCATACTATTTCCCATCTTTTTTT
This region includes:
- the ruvC gene encoding crossover junction endodeoxyribonuclease RuvC, whose translation is MIKVLGIDPGNYSTGFSILIGKGNNFKVERSGTIKSRKRPDNLKNIFNSLQEIIDNHSPDEIALEAAFYGKNPQSLIRLGEVRGIILLISSINNIKLFEYTPQQVKNAITGYGWSKKEEVSLMVEKILGVKTQTHDEADAIAVAFCHLLSRGKI
- the rdgB gene encoding RdgB/HAM1 family non-canonical purine NTP pyrophosphatase, translated to MIDKVLVATTNKGKLKEFKQLLSKYGIQVLSLEDMPEKFEVEEDKETFLENAIKKAREYAQFYKIPVIAEDAGLEVKALNGYPGVYSARFYDIEFGGKQPLEENKDKANIKKLLRLMEGVEDREARFVSVVVFYNPEDFGLWTEGYCYGKITDKPIGDKGFGYDPIFVPEGYLVTMAQLTPEEKNKISHRGKAVRKLVEKLQKLL
- a CDS encoding MBOAT family O-acyltransferase, whose protein sequence is MGNSMQELINGCIDHLRIGNFLFFLLLPPLFLLSYFSSRLSITGYKLFQVFIGFIYYLLILKGNLPALFIFMNLIAINYLLLRNMDLFDNKPSVRKAILIVAIVINLIPLIMMKDYLPLLKTEPNYFIQIIGLSYFSLNAISMFVDFYKKKFRKFFLIDFLLYSIYFPKIFAGPLVRYREFIRQVNWNYKNKTFNELNLGVFLLALGIIKKWFADYLFQYSSAIFSNPAGFGGEELFMNIYVYTAYIFLDFSGYTDIARGTSLLMGINLPENFRSPYLSKSFREFWRRWHITLYQWIRDYVYIDLLGGNRKGKIRTYINILIAFILSGIWHGNYFNYIIWGFSHGLGVIFTRDLKEDSRIKRYLMWFLTFNLIAVLWIVFAITDISTLKDYFVTMVTGFNPVGLASFIVFRTDIVIPLIIGFGIAFIDSWLKEKFIVNLPPYRFYAVSSILFLIAIFLLNYKVAVSPFLYESF